In the Chlorobium limicola DSM 245 genome, one interval contains:
- a CDS encoding DUF58 domain-containing protein, whose protein sequence is MRLSEENRRNELPDTIRRIEIRSRRLASELFSGEYQSSFKGRGIEFSTVREYQYGDDVRTIDWNTSARKHELYVKLFTEERERTMLLLVDGSASMLFGSGQRSKRELAAEISAVLAFSAIQNNDKVGLLIFTDSVEVFIPPRKGRKQVLVILDELFRMKPRSRKTDIDAALTFVSHMRKRQAIVFLITDLIDSDYERGMKLLNARHDFVLMHISDPLDRELPVTGLLDIEDPETGSRITIDAGSRKALEQYREGQLRQAAELRQRLLRMKIDTVRLDTGRSFIGELNTFFRYRERKY, encoded by the coding sequence ATGAGACTCAGCGAGGAAAACCGGCGGAACGAACTGCCGGACACAATCCGAAGAATCGAAATCCGGTCAAGGCGTCTTGCATCCGAACTCTTCAGCGGAGAGTACCAATCATCCTTCAAGGGTCGGGGTATTGAATTCAGCACCGTTCGGGAGTACCAGTATGGCGACGATGTCCGCACAATCGACTGGAACACCTCGGCTCGCAAGCACGAGCTCTACGTCAAGCTCTTCACCGAAGAACGGGAACGTACCATGCTGCTGCTCGTTGACGGATCGGCGTCGATGCTTTTCGGCAGCGGTCAGCGGAGCAAGCGCGAGCTTGCTGCGGAAATCAGCGCAGTATTGGCGTTCAGTGCCATTCAGAACAACGACAAGGTAGGACTGCTCATTTTTACCGACAGTGTCGAGGTCTTCATACCCCCGAGAAAAGGGAGAAAGCAGGTGCTCGTGATTCTTGACGAGCTTTTCCGTATGAAGCCCCGAAGCCGAAAGACCGACATTGACGCGGCTCTCACGTTCGTCAGCCATATGCGCAAACGGCAGGCAATCGTTTTTCTGATTACCGACTTGATCGATTCCGATTATGAACGGGGCATGAAGCTCCTGAACGCCCGTCACGACTTCGTGCTCATGCACATCAGCGATCCGCTCGACAGGGAGCTCCCCGTAACAGGCCTGCTCGATATCGAGGACCCTGAAACCGGAAGCCGCATAACCATCGATGCGGGGAGCCGCAAGGCTCTCGAACAGTATCGGGAAGGACAGCTGCGTCAGGCGGCTGAACTCCGCCAGAGGCTCCTGCGCATGAAAATCGATACGGTCAGGCTCGATACCGGGCGCTCGTTCATCGGGGAACTGAACACTTTTTTCCGTTACCGTGAAAGAAAGTACTGA